Proteins encoded together in one Lepeophtheirus salmonis unplaced genomic scaffold, UVic_Lsal_1.4 unplaced_contig_4431_pilon, whole genome shotgun sequence window:
- the LOC121131325 gene encoding uncharacterized protein, with amino-acid sequence MDQGIQAGMTGRLTPDLLSINDVGKILDMVKERNHDGSISPVESESIGNFYSLPVQLERTANGLDVAVRLPLYYKDNLYELYKYRELPMTIEEGVRMSYRSPIGKYLVIDDIKGIYKEIETDELVDCIHIEDIRLCPHLRLFRIGQNGCLPALIHGNFKLAKGLCDIMLHKSDDVFVSQINDGKIFVDVQKTQRIKASCTSGSGRTTKRREALGSGQWMITLRNDCNVRIGDYLIGERPVTSKIKVRVVEMMILDEVEDVIADLNLHESWVYGNGQSSLKDKLELLTEPQKAISIDKLRIMARTARVEENRFWIYGIVVIETLLIIIFSGFFVTLLCKVRARRAVQE; translated from the coding sequence ATGGATCAGGGAATACAGGCTGGTATGACCGGGAGATTAACACCAGACTTGTTATCAATCAATGATGTGGGGAAGATCTTGGATATGGTAAAAGAAAGGAATCATGATGGATCAATCAGTCCAGTTGAAAGTGAGAgtattgggaatttttactcTCTGCCTGTGCAACTGGAAAGAACGGCAAACGGATTAGATGTGGCGGTTCGATTACCCTTATATTACAAAGATAATCTATACGAGTTATATAAGTATAGGGAACTCCCGATGACAATAGAAGAAGGAGTTCGGATGTCATATCGATCACcaataggaaaatatttagtGATTGATGACATAAAGGGTATTTATAAGGAAATTGAAACAGATGAATTAGTGGATTGTATTCATATTGAAGATATTCGTCTGTGTCCACATTTAAGGTTGTTCAGAATTGGACAAAATGGTTGTTTGCCTGCATTGATTCATGGTAACTTTAAATTGGCTAAGGGATTATGTGACATAATGTTACATAAATCGGATGACGTGTTTGTGTCGCAAATCAACGATGGAAAAATATTCGTGGATGTGCAGAAGACACAAAGGATCAAAGCGTCATGTACAAGTGGTTCTGGTAGGACAACAAAACGTCGAGAAGCACTTGGGTCCGGACAATGGATGATCACATTGCGGAATGATTGCAATGTGAGGATTGGTGATTACTTGATTGGAGAAAGACCAGTGACAAGTAAGATCAAGGTGAGGGTCGTGGAAATGATGATTCTGGATGAGGTGGAAGATGTTATTGCGGATTTAAACCTCCATGAAAGCTGGGTTTATGGTAATGGACAATCAAGCCTCAAGGACAAGCTAGAATTATTGACGGAACCTCAGAAAGCAATATCTATAGACAAGTTGAGGATAATGGCAAGAACTGCCAGGGTTGAAGAGAATCGTTTTTGGATATACGGTATAGTGGTTATTGAaactttattaatcattatattttcaggATTCTTTGTGACGTTGCTCTGTAAGGTACGAGCTAGAAGAGCTGTACAGGAGTGA